In Populus nigra chromosome 1, ddPopNigr1.1, whole genome shotgun sequence, one genomic interval encodes:
- the LOC133696641 gene encoding peroxidase A2-like, with protein sequence MHLSKAIVAAFFFVVLLGGTLAHGQLTPTFYDQTCPNVSSIIRDVITETLVSDPRIAASLIRLHFHDCFVNGCDGSLLLDNTDTIESEKEAAGNNNSARGFEVVDRMKALLESACPATVSCADILTIAAEESVVLAGGPNWTVPLGRRDSTTASRAAANASLPAPFLPLDQLRESFTNVGLNNNTDLVALSGAHTFGRAQCSTFDFRLFDFNSTGAPDPSLDPTLLAALQELCPQGGNRSVITDLDLTTPDAFDSNYYSNLQGNRGLLQTDQELFSTPGADDVIAIVNAFSANQTAFFESFAESMIRMGNLSPLTGTEGEIRLNCRVVNANLAGPDSMLVSSI encoded by the exons ATGCATCTTTCTAAGGCTATAGTTGCagcttttttctttgtagttttGCTTGGAGGAACATTGGCTCATGGCCAGCTTACTCCAACATTTTATGACCAGACATGTCCAAATGTGAGCAGCATTATCCGTGATGTCATTACGGAGACATTGGTATCCGATCCTCGGATTGCAGCCAGCCTCATCAGGCTCCACTTCCATGACTGCTTTGTTAAT ggcTGTGATGGTTCGCTTTTGTTGGACAATACTGATACTATCGAGAGCGAAAAGGAAGCCGCAGGGAACAACAATTCTGCAAGAGGTTTTGAAGTTGTTGATAGAATGAAGGCTTTGTTGGAGAGTGCCTGTCCTGCTACTGTTTCCTGTGCTGATATACTCACTATTGCAGCTGAAGAATCTGTTGTTTTG GCAGGAGGTCCAAATTGGACAGTTCCATTAGGAAGAAGAGATAGCACAACAGCAAGCCGAGCTGCAGCAAATGCTTCCCTTCCAGCCCCTTTTTTACCCCTTGATCAACTCAGAGAGAGCTTCACTAATGTCGGCCTTAATAATAATACTGATTTGGTAGCTCTATCCG GTGCTCACACATTTGGGAGGGCACAATGTTCTACGTTCGACTTCCGATTGTTTGATTTCAACAGCACCGGTGCTCCTGACCCATCACTGGACCCAACTCTTCTAGCAGCTCTTCAGGAATTATGTCCCCAAGGTGGAAATAGGAGTGTGATAACAGATCTTGATCTCACAACACCTGATGCCTTTGACAGTAACTACTACTCCAATCTGCAAGGTAACCGAGGCCTGCTTCAGACTGATCAAGAACTGTTTTCAACTCCTGGGGCAGATGATGTCATTGCAATTGTTAACGCTTTCAGTGCTAATCAAACAGCTTTCTTTGAAAGCTTTGCGGAGTCCATGATAAGAATGGGAAATCTCAGCCCTCTGACAGGAACTGAAGGAGAGATCAGATTGAACTGCAGGGTAGTCAATGCAAACCTGGCTGGGCCAGATAGCATGCTTGTTAGCTCAATTTGA
- the LOC133692639 gene encoding protein trichome birefringence-like has protein sequence MTDSSLPISSAKHRLLTKSADTSKPNFIPFTGRKSLSFAFGFTFIFIPSTFLLLYIQSFSGYSFPFSSLISHFLSNSSSLSHQHHTLLHVPNESPLADAKYGVHSWSQEYNLTSEKSPLLSAGLDDTVAQHGKVDAGNDSHGEEEQYALKRENGDKKRVVEKERIESNVLALDSKGRDRNTKIEKWVRKMEQCDWFDGKWGKDDSYPIFAPGSCPHIDEPFNCFINGRLDSEYQKYRWQPRHCNIPRMNGKIMLEMLRGKRLVFVGDSLNRNMWESLVCILRNSVEDKSKVFEASGREEFRSESSYSFIFEDYNSSVEFFQSPFLVQEWEMEGKNGSKKETLRLDMLERSSDKYKSADVLIFNTGHWWTHEKTLDGRGYYQEGSHVYSQLNVDKAFRKALRTWARWVETKTDPFKTLVFFRGYSVSHFRGGEWDSGGKCDSETKPLMEETYFEEDPPMVKILESTLKRMKTPVFYLNVTRMTNFRRDAHPSVYREQNMTEEERSLSRVQDCSHWCLPGVPDTWNEIVYSHLLFKHKQKELKQTQRLVHNSMRLH, from the exons ATGACAGATTCATCATTACCAATATCTTCAGCAAAACACCGTCTACTCACGAAATCTGCAGACACATCAAAGCCTAATTTCATTCCTTTCACGGGAAGAAAAAGTTTGTCATTTGCTTTTGGATTCACGTTTATCTTTATACCATCCACTTTTCTCTTGCTCTATATTCAATCATTTTCTGGCTATTCCTTCCCTTTTTCCTCCCTTATCTCTCACTTTCTCTCAAATTCTTCATCTCTTTCTCACCAACACCACACCCTTCTTCATGTTCCCAACGAATCTCCGttagctgatgctaaatatggGGTTCATTCTTGGTCTCAAGAATACAATCTCACGTCTGAAAAGAGCCCTTTATTAAGTGCTGGTTTAGATGACACTGTAGCACAACATGGGAAGGTGGATGCAGGAAATGATTCTCATGGTGAGGAGGAGCAGTATGCTTTGAAGAGAGAAAATGGGGATAAAAAAAGGGTTGTGGAGAAAGAGAGAATTGAAAGCAATGTGCTGGCATTGGATTCAAAAGGGAGAGATAGGAACACGAAAATTGAGAAATGGGTGAGGAAAATGGAGCAGTGCGATTGGTTTGATGGGAAATGGGGGAAGGATGATTCTTACCCTATATTTGCACCAGGATCTTGTCCTCATATTGATGAAcctttcaattgttttattaatgGAAGGCTTGATAGTGAGTATCAAAAATATAGATGGCAACCAAGGCATTGCAATATCCCGAG AATGAATGGTAAGATTATGTTGGAGATGTTAAGAGGGAAGAGATTAGTCTTTGTCGGTGATTCTCTCAATAGGAACATGTGGGAATCTCTGGTTTGTATTCTTCGAAATTCGGTGGAAGATAAGTCTAAAGTATTCGAAGCCTCTGGCAGAGAAGAATTTCGATCAGAGAGTTCTTACTCTTTCATATTCGAA GATTACAATTCCTCGGTAGAATTCTTTCAATCACCATTTCTTGTTCAAGAATGGGAAATGGAAGGTAAAAATGGATCAAAGAAGGAAACTCTCCGCCTTGATATGCTTGAGAGATCATCCGACAAGTACAAAAGTGCAGATGTTCTGATATTCAACACAGGACATTGGTGGACTCATGAGAAAACTTTGGACGG GAGGGGTTACTATCAAGAAGGTAGCCATGTCTACAGTCAATTGAATGTCGACAAGGCATTTCGGAAAGCTTTGAGAACATGGGCTAGATGGGTGGAAACAAAGACGGATCCGTTCAAGACCCTTGTTTTCTTCAGGGGATATTCTGTTTCTCATTTTAG AGGTGGAGAGTGGGATTCTGGTGGGAAATGTGACAGTGAGACCAAGCCGCTTATGGAGGAGACTTATTTTGAAGAAGATCCCCCAATGGTGAAGATTCTGGAGTCGACACTCAAGCGTATGAAGACACCAGTATTCTATCTAAACGTCACAAGAATGACAAATTTCCGGAGGGATGCACATCCTTCAGTATATAGGGAGCAAAATATGACTGAAGAGGAGAGGTCATTGTCGAGAGTCCAAGATTGCAGTCATTGGTGTCTCCCTGGGGTTCCTGATACATGGAATGAGATCGTATACAGTCATTTGCTCTTCAAACATAAGCAGAAGGAACTAAAGCAGACGCAGCGTCTGGTACACAATTCAATGAGACTCCATTAA